The following proteins are encoded in a genomic region of Arcobacter cloacae:
- the carB gene encoding carbamoyl-phosphate synthase large subunit, producing MPKREDIKSILLIGSGPIVIGQACEFDYSGTQATKTLKELGYRVVLINSNPATIMTDPEFADKTYIEPITEEVVAKIIEKEKIDAILPTMGGQTALNVATSMYEKGMLEGVKFLGAHPDAIKKGEDRHLFNEAMIKIGMDLPKSANAYNLEEAIRVAKEIGFPVISRASFTLAGGGSGVAYNMEEFKALAVAGLEASPINEIEIMESMLGWKEYEMEVIRDHKDNCIIVCSIENLDPMGVHTGDSITIAPALTLTDKEYQDMRNASFAILREIGVDTGGSNVQFSICPNTGRMIVIEMNPRVSRSSALASKATGYPIAKVATLLAVGFTLDEITNDITGTAASFEPVIDYVVTKIPRFTFEKFPKANSTLTTSMKSVGEVMAIGRTFNESIQKALCSLETGLVGFDRIAGDLDLIKKEIRRPNDKRLLYLMEGMRQGLTNEDIFELSKIDPWFLSKFREICNLEASINESILTDEIFMRKIKTNGFSDKMIANLIGKIEDEVYVARKALGVDFEYNEVDTCAAEFKALTPYLYSTTNITKLPKVTKSESTNKKVMIIGGGPNRIGQGIEFDYCCVHASFALNEMGVTTIMYNCNPETVSTDYDTSDILYFEPIDFEHVRSVIEQEQPDGIIVHFGGQTPLKLANAIHNFGGKIIGTSAATIDLAEDRKKFSAFVENIGLLQPENGTAVEVNEAIEIAEKIGYPVLVRPSFVLGGRGMRIVYSTEELKQYMDEAVSVSNDAPVLIDKFLDRAIELDVDCICDGKEVYIGGIMQHIEEAGIHSGDSACSLPPVSIEDRLIKELETKTKEMALGLGVVGLMNVQYAIHKGQIYLIEVNPRASRTVPFVSKATGMPLAKIATRVMWNQSLRDALNVYDKNIVYEDNGVLKPRLKNHVAVKEAVFPFNKLTGADLLLSPEMKSTGEVMGISNCFGMAFAKSQSAAKNHLPKAGKVFISLCDLDKEFAPSIAEGLTQNGFTIVATGGTYNTIIQAGIECEKVLKVSEGRPNITDLLTNGDISMAINTSEAKESSKDDGKEIRRTVLKNNVPYFTTVAAAIAAVEAIKVLKTADVSTPKSIQEFLND from the coding sequence ATGCCAAAAAGAGAAGATATAAAGTCTATTTTACTTATTGGTTCTGGACCAATTGTAATTGGTCAAGCGTGTGAGTTTGATTATTCAGGTACTCAAGCTACAAAAACGCTAAAAGAACTAGGATACCGAGTTGTTTTAATAAATTCAAATCCAGCTACAATCATGACAGATCCAGAATTTGCTGATAAAACTTACATTGAACCAATCACAGAAGAAGTTGTTGCTAAGATTATTGAAAAAGAGAAAATAGATGCTATTTTACCAACAATGGGTGGACAAACAGCTCTTAATGTTGCAACATCTATGTATGAAAAAGGTATGCTAGAAGGTGTAAAATTCCTTGGAGCTCATCCTGATGCTATTAAAAAAGGTGAAGATAGACATCTTTTTAATGAAGCAATGATAAAAATTGGTATGGATTTACCAAAAAGTGCAAATGCTTATAACTTAGAAGAGGCTATAAGAGTAGCCAAAGAGATAGGGTTTCCAGTAATTTCAAGAGCTTCATTTACACTTGCAGGTGGTGGAAGTGGTGTTGCTTATAATATGGAAGAGTTTAAAGCTCTTGCAGTTGCAGGATTAGAGGCTAGTCCAATCAACGAAATCGAAATTATGGAATCGATGCTTGGATGGAAAGAGTATGAAATGGAAGTTATCAGAGACCACAAAGATAACTGTATTATTGTATGTTCTATTGAAAACTTAGACCCTATGGGTGTTCATACAGGTGATAGTATCACTATTGCACCTGCTTTAACTCTTACAGATAAAGAGTATCAAGATATGAGAAATGCTTCTTTTGCAATTCTTAGAGAAATTGGAGTTGATACAGGTGGTTCAAATGTTCAATTCTCAATTTGTCCAAATACTGGAAGAATGATTGTAATTGAAATGAATCCAAGAGTTAGTAGAAGTTCAGCACTTGCTTCAAAAGCAACTGGTTATCCAATTGCAAAAGTTGCTACACTTTTAGCAGTTGGATTTACATTAGATGAAATTACTAACGATATTACAGGAACTGCTGCCTCATTTGAACCTGTAATTGACTATGTTGTTACAAAAATCCCTAGATTTACTTTTGAAAAATTCCCTAAAGCAAATTCAACTTTAACAACTTCGATGAAATCTGTTGGTGAAGTTATGGCTATTGGAAGAACGTTTAATGAATCAATTCAAAAAGCACTTTGTTCTCTTGAAACAGGACTTGTAGGTTTTGATAGAATAGCTGGTGATTTAGATTTAATCAAAAAAGAGATTAGAAGACCAAATGATAAGAGACTTTTATATCTAATGGAAGGTATGAGACAAGGTTTAACAAATGAAGATATTTTTGAATTATCAAAAATTGATCCTTGGTTCTTATCTAAATTTAGAGAAATTTGTAATTTAGAAGCTTCAATCAATGAGTCTATTTTAACTGATGAAATTTTTATGAGAAAAATCAAAACAAATGGATTTAGTGATAAGATGATTGCAAATCTAATTGGAAAAATAGAAGATGAAGTTTATGTGGCTAGAAAAGCTTTAGGAGTAGATTTTGAGTATAATGAAGTAGACACTTGTGCTGCTGAATTTAAAGCTTTAACGCCATACTTATATTCAACTACAAATATCACTAAATTACCAAAAGTTACGAAAAGTGAATCAACTAACAAAAAAGTTATGATTATTGGTGGAGGACCAAATAGAATTGGTCAAGGTATTGAGTTTGATTATTGTTGTGTACATGCAAGTTTTGCTTTAAATGAAATGGGAGTAACAACTATCATGTATAACTGTAACCCTGAGACAGTTTCAACAGATTATGATACTTCAGATATTTTATACTTTGAACCAATTGATTTTGAACACGTAAGAAGTGTAATAGAACAAGAACAACCAGATGGTATTATTGTTCATTTTGGTGGACAAACTCCATTAAAACTTGCAAATGCAATTCATAATTTTGGTGGGAAAATTATAGGAACAAGTGCAGCAACTATTGATTTAGCTGAAGATAGAAAAAAATTCTCTGCATTTGTTGAAAATATTGGACTTTTACAACCTGAAAATGGTACAGCAGTTGAAGTAAACGAGGCAATAGAAATTGCTGAAAAAATTGGTTATCCAGTTTTAGTGCGACCTTCTTTCGTACTTGGTGGAAGAGGAATGAGAATAGTTTATTCTACTGAAGAGTTAAAACAATATATGGATGAAGCAGTTTCAGTTTCAAATGATGCCCCTGTGTTAATTGATAAATTCCTAGATAGAGCAATTGAACTTGATGTTGATTGTATTTGTGATGGAAAAGAGGTTTATATTGGTGGAATCATGCAACATATTGAAGAAGCAGGTATTCACTCAGGAGATTCAGCTTGTTCATTACCACCCGTTTCAATAGAAGATAGATTAATTAAAGAATTAGAAACAAAAACAAAAGAGATGGCTTTAGGTTTAGGTGTAGTTGGACTTATGAATGTTCAATATGCAATTCACAAAGGTCAGATTTATCTAATCGAAGTAAATCCAAGAGCTTCTAGAACAGTTCCATTTGTATCTAAAGCAACGGGAATGCCACTAGCTAAAATTGCAACAAGAGTTATGTGGAATCAATCTTTAAGAGATGCTTTAAATGTTTATGATAAAAATATTGTTTATGAAGATAATGGTGTATTAAAACCAAGATTAAAAAATCATGTTGCTGTTAAAGAAGCAGTTTTCCCATTTAATAAATTAACAGGTGCTGATTTACTTTTAAGTCCTGAAATGAAATCAACTGGTGAAGTTATGGGTATTTCAAATTGCTTTGGTATGGCATTTGCAAAATCTCAAAGTGCTGCTAAAAATCATCTTCCAAAAGCAGGAAAAGTATTTATTTCATTATGTGATTTAGACAAAGAGTTTGCTCCTAGTATTGCAGAAGGTTTAACGCAAAATGGGTTTACTATTGTTGCAACAGGTGGTACTTATAACACAATAATTCAAGCAGGAATAGAGTGTGAAAAAGTATTAAAAGTTAGTGAAGGAAGACCAAATATTACAGATTTACTTACAAATGGTGATATTTCAATGGCGATTAATACAAGTGAAGCAAAAGAGTCATCAAAAGATGATGGAAAAGAGATAAGAAGAACGGTTCTAAAAAATAATGTTCCATATTTTACAACAGTAGCTGCTGCAATCGCAGCTGTTGAAGCAATAAAAGTTCTAAAAACAGCTGATGTTTCAACTCCAAAATCAATTCAAGAGTTTTTAAACGACTAA
- a CDS encoding LysE family translocator produces MLEIDSLIAFFTASILLALIPGPDNIYVLTQSIMQGKKAAFMIIFGLCTGLLFHTLMVVIGVSLIFQTSLFAFTLLKIVGATYLLYLAWQLFRSSNSKLKFNKNILVDYKKLYLKGIFMNITNPKVFIFFLAFFPQFTNEKIGNINLQILILGLLFIISTILVFGLIAIFSSTLSKFFTNSILAQKILNRLTSFIFLALAIKLVITKQ; encoded by the coding sequence GTGCTAGAAATAGATAGTTTAATAGCTTTTTTTACAGCTTCTATTTTATTAGCTTTAATTCCAGGGCCTGATAATATTTATGTTTTGACTCAATCTATCATGCAAGGTAAAAAGGCAGCCTTCATGATAATTTTTGGCTTATGTACAGGTCTTTTATTTCATACTTTAATGGTTGTAATAGGAGTTTCATTAATTTTCCAAACTTCTTTATTTGCTTTTACACTACTTAAAATAGTAGGTGCAACATATCTTTTATATCTTGCTTGGCAACTTTTTAGAAGTTCAAATTCTAAATTGAAATTTAATAAAAATATTTTAGTAGATTATAAAAAACTCTATTTAAAAGGTATTTTTATGAATATTACAAATCCTAAAGTTTTTATTTTCTTTTTAGCTTTTTTTCCTCAATTTACTAATGAGAAAATAGGAAATATTAATTTACAGATATTAATTTTAGGATTACTTTTTATAATTTCAACAATTTTGGTTTTTGGATTAATAGCTATTTTTTCTTCAACATTATCTAAGTTTTTCACTAATTCTATTTTGGCTCAAAAAATATTAAATAGATTAACAAGTTTTATATTTTTAGCACTTGCTATAAAACTTGTGATTACAAAACAGTAA
- a CDS encoding HesA/MoeB/ThiF family protein, protein MNQEFNEYFNRQIKLWGQETQDSLQNKKIAIIGSGGLGCTLGIALGASGIGEFSFVDFDTVGVHNIHRQIGFKVGDDGKYKAEVLKDLMESRCPYVKVNAYKESFDEFAKRGLTFDLIIDATDNLPTRAAINEYCMKHNQPWIYGSVEEFHGQVCFFEKASYEAVFQINDRKPNGIACPIVMHIGSLQANLALRYLAGLEVKKDVLYYLSFDSEGILNTKKFNLPKA, encoded by the coding sequence ATGAATCAAGAATTTAATGAATATTTTAATAGACAAATAAAACTTTGGGGACAAGAAACACAAGACTCACTTCAAAATAAGAAAATAGCAATTATTGGAAGTGGTGGATTAGGATGTACTTTAGGAATTGCTTTAGGAGCTTCTGGAATAGGGGAGTTCTCTTTTGTTGATTTTGATACAGTTGGGGTTCATAATATCCATAGACAAATTGGTTTTAAAGTTGGAGATGATGGAAAATACAAAGCTGAAGTTCTAAAAGATTTGATGGAATCAAGATGCCCTTATGTTAAAGTAAATGCTTATAAAGAGAGTTTTGATGAGTTTGCTAAAAGAGGATTAACTTTTGATTTAATCATAGATGCAACTGATAATCTTCCAACACGAGCAGCAATAAATGAGTATTGTATGAAACATAATCAACCTTGGATTTATGGAAGTGTTGAAGAATTTCATGGTCAAGTTTGTTTTTTTGAAAAAGCTTCTTATGAAGCTGTTTTTCAGATAAATGATAGAAAACCAAATGGAATAGCTTGTCCTATTGTTATGCATATAGGTTCTTTACAAGCAAATTTAGCTTTGAGATATTTAGCAGGTTTAGAAGTAAAAAAAGATGTTTTATATTATCTATCATTTGATAGTGAAGGTATTTTAAATACAAAAAAATTTAATCTTCCAAAAGCATAA
- a CDS encoding GGDEF domain-containing protein, giving the protein MLQKWIDILKELDFAFQPIIHTFTGKIYAVEALLRNVEIATDFHNIQDLFDTAFEDDLLYQVDLELRRKAIKKFKKIDIENIKLFYNLDNRIIYSKNCPQGQTAKILEENGLKKDAIYFELSEKGSMIEQNALSSMIYKYKNDGYSIAIDDFGIGISGLKLLYYSEANIIKLDRFFVTNINADSKKKLFCSSIIDMAHTMGMKVVAEGVETKEEYYTCKNMGVDFIQGFLVQKPTLITQEITESYKHIIKFLKEDRRDNSKNSIDKSFIEDIKPLHIDTSLHDLFLYFKEHPYNTFVPIIDNYKHLKGVIYEVDVKQISYSQYGFSLAKNISYCSNICKYIKPALSVESTWGIDKTLELYNMNETDSKGIFVTNANKYEGFINVNSLLSLSHKRNLEIAKNQNPLSKLPGNNQIEEFIHKSFKLIKDDNTFHMLYFDFNDFKPFNDTYGFRQGDRAILIFTEILQKYLPLNSFIAHVGGDDFFVGFSCLKYEEVYEYALKIQKEFKHSVKNLYEKQDIENGYITCYDRFNVQRKFELLSVSCAIIEISLNSKKKNFDYILGIIKKSSKKINFPVGICI; this is encoded by the coding sequence ATGTTACAAAAATGGATAGATATCCTAAAAGAGTTAGATTTTGCTTTTCAACCAATAATTCACACTTTTACAGGTAAAATTTATGCTGTAGAAGCACTTCTTAGAAATGTTGAAATAGCAACAGATTTTCACAATATTCAAGACCTATTTGATACGGCATTTGAAGATGACTTACTTTATCAAGTTGATTTAGAACTAAGAAGAAAAGCTATAAAGAAATTCAAAAAAATTGATATTGAAAATATCAAACTATTTTACAATTTAGATAATAGAATAATATATAGTAAAAATTGTCCCCAAGGACAAACAGCTAAAATATTAGAAGAAAATGGTTTAAAAAAAGATGCAATTTATTTTGAACTAAGTGAAAAAGGCTCTATGATAGAACAAAATGCTTTAAGTTCTATGATTTACAAATATAAAAATGATGGTTATTCAATAGCTATTGATGATTTTGGAATAGGTATTTCTGGTTTAAAATTACTCTATTATAGTGAGGCAAATATTATTAAATTAGATAGATTTTTCGTTACAAATATAAATGCCGATTCGAAAAAAAAACTTTTTTGCTCTTCAATAATCGATATGGCACATACAATGGGAATGAAAGTAGTAGCAGAAGGTGTTGAAACAAAAGAAGAGTATTACACTTGTAAAAATATGGGTGTTGATTTTATACAAGGTTTTTTAGTACAAAAACCAACATTAATAACTCAAGAAATTACTGAAAGTTACAAACATATTATAAAATTTTTAAAAGAAGATAGAAGAGATAACTCTAAAAATTCTATAGATAAATCTTTTATTGAAGATATCAAACCTTTACATATTGATACCTCTTTACATGATTTATTTTTATATTTTAAAGAACATCCATATAATACTTTTGTTCCAATAATTGATAACTACAAACATTTAAAAGGTGTCATTTATGAAGTTGATGTAAAACAAATCTCTTATTCTCAATATGGATTTTCTCTAGCCAAAAATATCTCTTATTGCAGTAATATTTGTAAATATATAAAACCCGCCTTATCTGTTGAATCAACATGGGGGATTGATAAAACTTTAGAACTTTATAATATGAATGAAACTGATTCAAAAGGTATTTTTGTAACAAATGCAAACAAATATGAAGGTTTTATAAATGTAAATTCTTTATTATCTTTATCACATAAAAGAAATTTAGAGATTGCAAAAAATCAAAATCCACTTTCAAAACTTCCTGGAAATAACCAAATTGAAGAGTTTATTCATAAAAGTTTTAAACTAATAAAAGATGATAATACTTTTCATATGTTATATTTTGATTTTAATGATTTTAAACCATTTAATGATACTTATGGTTTTAGACAAGGAGATAGAGCAATATTAATTTTTACAGAGATATTGCAAAAATATCTTCCTTTAAACTCTTTTATAGCACATGTTGGGGGAGATGATTTTTTTGTAGGTTTCTCTTGCTTAAAATATGAAGAAGTTTATGAATATGCTTTAAAAATACAAAAAGAGTTTAAACATAGCGTAAAAAATCTTTATGAAAAACAAGATATAGAAAATGGTTATATAACTTGTTATGATAGATTTAATGTTCAAAGAAAATTTGAATTATTAAGTGTTTCTTGCGCTATTATAGAGATTAGTTTAAATAGTAAAAAGAAAAATTTTGACTATATTTTAGGAATAATTAAAAAAAGTTCAAAAAAAATCAACTTCCCAGTTGGAATATGTATTTAA
- a CDS encoding polysaccharide deacetylase family protein, translating to MSKFFSIFIFLFLFSSTLSSNSFDTKNYEKLKKELNEKYKNQNPKEWGENVTGVKSKINTNDKLIAITMDACGSPHGMGFDKELIDFLEKHNIPATLFINARWIDRNLEIFKTLAKKPLFEIGNHGLLHKPASVNGKSVYNLEGTKNIDELIDEIELNAKKIESITNKRPKYFRSGTAYYDEIAVKIANELNHEVIGFSILGDAGATFNAKKVKEAILNSKEGDIIIVHFNHPLSQTKEGMSKALLKLKKEGYKFVKLSDYSLK from the coding sequence ATGAGTAAATTTTTTTCAATCTTCATCTTTCTTTTTCTTTTTTCTTCAACTTTAAGTTCAAACTCTTTTGATACAAAAAATTATGAAAAATTAAAAAAAGAGCTAAATGAAAAATATAAAAATCAAAACCCTAAAGAGTGGGGAGAGAATGTTACAGGAGTAAAAAGTAAAATTAATACAAATGATAAATTAATAGCTATTACAATGGATGCATGTGGAAGTCCTCATGGTATGGGTTTTGATAAAGAATTAATAGATTTTTTAGAAAAACATAATATTCCTGCAACTTTATTTATAAATGCAAGATGGATAGATAGAAATCTTGAAATTTTTAAAACTTTAGCAAAAAAACCTCTTTTTGAAATAGGTAATCATGGACTTTTACATAAACCAGCTTCAGTAAATGGTAAAAGTGTTTATAATTTAGAAGGAACTAAAAATATAGATGAATTAATTGATGAAATAGAATTAAATGCAAAAAAAATTGAATCTATTACAAATAAAAGACCAAAATATTTCCGTTCTGGAACAGCTTATTATGATGAAATAGCTGTAAAAATAGCAAATGAATTAAATCATGAAGTAATTGGTTTTTCAATATTAGGAGATGCAGGAGCTACATTTAATGCAAAAAAAGTAAAAGAAGCTATTTTAAACTCTAAAGAAGGAGATATAATAATCGTTCATTTTAATCATCCACTATCTCAAACAAAAGAAGGAATGAGTAAAGCCCTTTTAAAACTAAAAAAAGAAGGGTATAAATTTGTAAAATTATCTGATTATTCTTTAAAATAA
- a CDS encoding SLC13 family permease — MKNIFISIVASIGFFFLATMFFSTQHSILIALIALLVILWTNEALPIGVVSLLPIVLFPAFGLIDVKTATANYSNPTIFLFMGGFMIAIATQKIDLHKYISNKLLTIFPKTPRGMIFSVAFTGALLSSVLSNSTTALLLIPIAIFLTENIKLKARLALAIAYGCSIGGIITPIGTPPNLILLGFMQQNSLEPIAFIQWIFLTAPLAFIMLLIIPYILSLGLSDVKLDNTLEHKEELQPAQKRLLYILLGLIITLLVNSKIEPYYSGLGLNETAILLSFGLLMFVPKIGFIEWEDAKKIPYEIIFLFGAGFTIAAAFSKTGLASEVANYMLALTNLPVIILILMIASLITFTTEITSNTALISIALPIIYSLGQVANVDMTLILMVATICASYAFMLPIATPPNAIAMSSGAVKVKDMAKFGFFINILAILMITFVALVYWQYFI; from the coding sequence TTGAAAAATATATTTATTTCAATTGTTGCATCTATTGGATTTTTTTTCCTTGCAACTATGTTTTTTTCAACACAACATTCAATTTTAATAGCTTTAATAGCTTTACTTGTAATTTTGTGGACAAATGAAGCTTTACCCATTGGAGTTGTTTCATTACTTCCAATAGTTTTATTTCCAGCTTTTGGCTTAATTGATGTAAAAACGGCAACTGCAAATTATTCTAATCCAACTATATTTTTGTTTATGGGTGGATTTATGATAGCAATTGCTACTCAAAAAATAGATTTACACAAATATATCTCAAATAAACTTTTAACAATTTTCCCCAAAACTCCAAGAGGAATGATATTTTCTGTAGCATTTACAGGGGCATTGTTAAGTTCTGTTTTATCAAACTCTACAACAGCACTTTTATTAATTCCAATTGCTATATTTTTAACAGAAAACATCAAATTAAAAGCAAGATTAGCTTTGGCTATTGCTTATGGATGTAGTATAGGCGGAATAATCACTCCAATTGGAACACCACCAAATTTAATATTATTAGGCTTTATGCAACAAAACTCTCTTGAGCCTATTGCATTTATTCAATGGATATTTTTAACAGCTCCTTTAGCTTTTATTATGTTGTTAATAATTCCTTATATCTTATCTTTAGGTTTAAGCGATGTAAAACTTGATAATACACTTGAGCATAAAGAAGAATTACAACCTGCACAAAAAAGATTGCTTTATATACTTTTGGGTTTAATTATAACTTTATTGGTAAATTCAAAAATTGAGCCTTATTATTCAGGTTTAGGACTTAATGAAACAGCTATTTTATTAAGTTTTGGACTTTTAATGTTTGTTCCAAAAATTGGATTTATAGAGTGGGAAGATGCTAAAAAAATTCCTTATGAAATAATTTTCTTATTTGGAGCAGGTTTTACAATAGCAGCAGCTTTTTCAAAAACAGGACTAGCAAGTGAAGTTGCAAATTATATGTTGGCTTTAACAAATTTACCTGTAATTATTCTTATTTTAATGATTGCATCACTTATTACTTTCACCACTGAAATTACTTCAAATACAGCTTTAATTTCAATAGCTTTACCTATAATTTATTCATTAGGTCAAGTTGCAAATGTAGATATGACATTGATTTTAATGGTTGCAACTATTTGTGCCTCTTATGCCTTTATGCTTCCAATAGCAACGCCACCAAATGCTATAGCTATGAGTAGTGGAGCTGTAAAAGTAAAAGATATGGCAAAATTTGGATTTTTTATTAATATTTTAGCTATTTTGATGATAACTTTTGTTGCTTTAGTTTATTGGCAATATTTTATCTAA
- the mog gene encoding molybdopterin adenylyltransferase, with the protein MSEKIAKIGIVTASDRASAGIYEDLSGKAIIDTLNEYLTSPWEPVYKCIADDKDTIEQTLKELVDTQKCCLVVTTGGTGPALRDVTPEATEAVCDRMMPGFGELMRAESLKFVPTAILSRQTAGLRGSSLIVNLPGKPKSIKECLDAVFPAIPYCIDLMDGPYLVTNEEVIKAFRPKK; encoded by the coding sequence ATGAGTGAAAAAATAGCAAAAATTGGTATTGTAACAGCAAGTGATAGGGCAAGTGCTGGTATTTATGAAGATTTATCAGGGAAAGCTATAATAGATACATTAAATGAATATTTAACATCTCCATGGGAACCTGTTTATAAATGTATAGCTGATGATAAAGATACTATTGAGCAAACATTAAAAGAGTTAGTTGATACTCAAAAGTGTTGTTTAGTCGTTACAACAGGTGGAACAGGACCAGCTTTAAGAGATGTAACTCCAGAAGCTACAGAAGCTGTATGTGATAGAATGATGCCAGGTTTTGGAGAACTTATGAGAGCAGAATCACTAAAATTTGTTCCAACAGCAATTCTTTCACGTCAAACAGCAGGGCTTAGAGGAAGTTCTTTAATAGTAAATCTTCCTGGAAAACCAAAATCTATAAAAGAGTGTTTAGATGCAGTATTTCCTGCTATTCCTTATTGTATTGATTTGATGGATGGACCTTATTTAGTAACAAATGAAGAGGTTATTAAAGCTTTTAGACCTAAAAAATAA
- the bioV gene encoding pimelyl-ACP methyl ester esterase BioV, producing the protein MKISKNFYSGFCFFNESELFSEYLITNDFTISGFSYGAIKAFEEALNSKERVDRLQLFSPAFFQNFDEKFKRAQLLYFKKDEDTYIENFLKNVVYPKEIDISKYFKKETAKELEELLFYEWSENKLQKLVDKGTIIEVYLGEKDKIIDSLKVKEFFKNYATTYYIKNKGHLL; encoded by the coding sequence TTGAAGATTTCTAAAAATTTTTATTCTGGTTTTTGTTTTTTCAATGAATCAGAACTTTTTAGTGAATATTTAATAACTAATGATTTTACAATTAGTGGGTTTTCTTATGGTGCTATTAAAGCCTTTGAAGAGGCTTTAAACTCTAAAGAAAGGGTTGATAGACTTCAACTCTTTTCTCCTGCTTTTTTCCAAAACTTTGATGAAAAGTTTAAAAGAGCACAATTACTCTATTTTAAAAAAGATGAAGATACTTATATAGAAAATTTTTTGAAAAATGTTGTTTATCCAAAAGAAATTGATATTTCAAAATATTTTAAAAAAGAGACAGCAAAAGAGTTAGAAGAACTTCTATTTTATGAATGGAGTGAGAATAAACTTCAAAAATTAGTAGATAAAGGGACGATTATTGAAGTTTATTTGGGAGAAAAAGACAAAATAATAGACTCTTTAAAAGTAAAAGAGTTTTTTAAAAATTATGCGACCACATATTATATAAAAAACAAAGGACATTTATTATGA